The sequence GGAAATAGACCATCAGCACCGCGGGTGCCCCGAACGAGACCAGGTTCTGCGCCATGAAATCGCCGCGCGCGGCCTTGTCGGACCGTTCGATGCTCATGGCCGCGTACATGTCCGCGCCGACCTGCGCGAGGCGTGCCTTGCATTCCGGCAGGACCTCGGGATCGCTCCACGAATATTCCTGCGGGTTCTGCGGCGGGGTACTCCGCATCTTCTCCTGCAACTGGCGAAGCGGCTCCCCAGTCAGGATCGCGCCCTCCCACGGCTGGAAATTGCAGCCCGAGGGCGCCCAGCGGGCGGTGTCCATCACCTGCTTGATGATTTCCAATGGTACGGGCTTGTCGCTGAACGAACGGATCGAACGACGGGTCAGGACGGCTTCGGTGGGGGTGCTGGCTTTGTTCATGGCGCGTTTAATCGTTCGATTAAACGGAGCGGTCAAGCGCTATTCGTCCTCAAATAGCGCGGCAAGCTGCTCGATCATCGTGCCACCAAGCTGTTCAACGTCCATGATAGTCACGGCGCGGCGGTAATAGCGCGTCACATCGTGACCGATGCCGATGGCGACCAGCTGCACTGGCGACTGGCGTTCGATCCAGTCGATCACCCGGCGCAGGTGCTGCTCCAGATAGCCGGCGGTGTTCACGCTGAGGGTTGAATCGTCGACCGGTGCCCCGTCCGAGATCACCATCAGGATGCGGCGGTCTTCGGGCCGGGCCAGCATCCGGGTGTGGGCCCAGAGCAGCGCCTCGCCGTCGATGTTTTCCTTGAGCAGGCCCTCGCGCATCATCAGGCCGAGGTTGCGGCGGCTGCGGCGATAGGGCTCGTCGGCCTTTTTGTAGACGATGTGGCGCAGGTCGTTGAGGCGGCCGGGCTGGGCCGGCTTGCCGCCCGCCAGCCAGGCCTCGCGGCTCTGCCCGCCCTTCCACGCGCGGGTGGTGAAGCCCAGGATTTCGGTCTTCACGCCGCAGCGTTCCAGCGTACGCGCCAACACGTCCGCGCTGATCGCAGCGATCGAGATCGGTCGTCCGCGCATTGAGCCGGAATTGTCGATAAGCAGGGTGACGATGGTGTCTTTGAACTCGACATCGCGCTCAACCTTGTAGGACAGCGACTGGCCGGGTGAGATCACTACGCGGGCCAGCCGCGCGGCATCGAGGATGCCCTCTTCCTGGTCGAAATCCCACGAGCGGTTTTGCTGCGCCATCAGCCGCCGCTGCAGACGGTTGGCCAGCTTGGTGACGATGCCCTGCAAGCCCTTCAGCTGCGCATCGAGATAGGCGCGCAGCCGGGTCAGCTCTTCCTCGTCGCAGAGGTCCTGCGCGGCGACCACTTCGTCGAACTGCTCGGTGAAGACCTTGTAGTCGAAGTTGCCGGGAATATCTGTCCACGGCCGGTTAGGGCGGACCGGGAGCATCCCCTCTTCGCCGTCGTCACCCGCTTCGGCCTCGGCATTGTCGTCCTCGACCTGCTGTTCGACCTCGCCCTCGCCTTCCTCATCGCCCTCGCTGGGCTCACCGGCGACTTCGCTGGGGGCCTGGTCTTCTTGGCTATCGCCGGCGTCGGGATTGTCCTCGCTATCGTCTTCGCCGTCCTGGTCTTCGCCCTCCTCGGGTTCGGCCTCCATCGGCTCGGAACGGGTCAGCTCCAGGTGCTGGAGCATGTCGAGGCTGAGCGCCTGGAATGCCTTCTGGTCATCCAGCGAGAGCGCCAGCGCGTCGAAATCGGTCCCGGCGCGCTCCGCAATCCAGCCGCGCAGCATATCAGTGCCCTTGCGCGCGGCCTCGGGCACCGGCTGGCCGGTCAGGTGTTCGCGCAGCAGCAGCGACAGCGCGACCGGCAGCGGTACTTCATCTGGGCTGGTCGCGCGGGCGATCGGATCGCCCCCCACCCGCACGGCCATGGCCGCGTCCAGATTGTCGCGCATCCCGGCATAGGCCTTCGAACCGAGCGCTTCATAACGCACCTGCTCAACCAGGTCATAGCAGGCC comes from Novosphingobium ginsenosidimutans and encodes:
- the cobT gene encoding cobaltochelatase subunit CobT, with the protein product MADETPLDRFRSVLTGASRAIAHEPELEVAWTADMAVANGKNLRVPMPGRNLPRDQAMEARGHADSMALKLRHHNEAMHAKSAPSDPSARACYDLVEQVRYEALGSKAYAGMRDNLDAAMAVRVGGDPIARATSPDEVPLPVALSLLLREHLTGQPVPEAARKGTDMLRGWIAERAGTDFDALALSLDDQKAFQALSLDMLQHLELTRSEPMEAEPEEGEDQDGEDDSEDNPDAGDSQEDQAPSEVAGEPSEGDEEGEGEVEQQVEDDNAEAEAGDDGEEGMLPVRPNRPWTDIPGNFDYKVFTEQFDEVVAAQDLCDEEELTRLRAYLDAQLKGLQGIVTKLANRLQRRLMAQQNRSWDFDQEEGILDAARLARVVISPGQSLSYKVERDVEFKDTIVTLLIDNSGSMRGRPISIAAISADVLARTLERCGVKTEILGFTTRAWKGGQSREAWLAGGKPAQPGRLNDLRHIVYKKADEPYRRSRRNLGLMMREGLLKENIDGEALLWAHTRMLARPEDRRILMVISDGAPVDDSTLSVNTAGYLEQHLRRVIDWIERQSPVQLVAIGIGHDVTRYYRRAVTIMDVEQLGGTMIEQLAALFEDE
- a CDS encoding nitroreductase is translated as MNKASTPTEAVLTRRSIRSFSDKPVPLEIIKQVMDTARWAPSGCNFQPWEGAILTGEPLRQLQEKMRSTPPQNPQEYSWSDPEVLPECKARLAQVGADMYAAMSIERSDKAARGDFMAQNLVSFGAPAVLMVYFPRVMGPPQWSDVGMWLQTIMLLLREHGLDTCPQEFLSLYAKLIKEYLGVSDETHIFFCGIAIGYRDETDPVNGFDRKREPLESKIQFLGFE